In a genomic window of Carassius gibelio isolate Cgi1373 ecotype wild population from Czech Republic chromosome A3, carGib1.2-hapl.c, whole genome shotgun sequence:
- the limd2 gene encoding LIM domain-containing protein 2 yields the protein MDNRKTSDDKPVQRSKSFSFKTQKETCASCEKTVYPMERLVANNLIFHNSCFCCKHCNTKLSLGSYAALAGEFYCKPHFQQLFKSKGNYDEGFGRKQHKELWASKDAESITKTA from the exons ATG GATAACAGGAAGACATCTGATGACAAGCCCGTTCAGCGTTCTAAG TCTTTCAGTTTCAAGACACAGAAGGAGACGTGTGCATCATGTGAGAAGACTGTTTATCCGATGGAGAGATTGGTGGCCAACAACCTCATCTTCCATAACTCGTGCTTCTGCTGCAAGCATTGCAACACCAAACTCAG TCTGGGGTCCTATGCAGCACTGGCGGGGGAGTTCTACTGCAAACCACACTTCCAGCAGCTCTTCAAGAGTAAAGGGAACTATGACGAGGGCTTCGGACGCAAGCAGCACAAGGAGCTCTGGGCctccaaggatgcagagagcatCACCAAGACGGCATAA